The Spiroplasma litorale nucleotide sequence TTCACCTTTAACTTTTACCTCTGATTTTCATCTTTTAATTGTGCTAGTACTAATATCAAACTTTAATGCCGCATTTAAAATACCATTTTTTTTTGATTCATTAATTATATTAAGTTTTTCATTTTTTGTTCATTGTTTTGCCATATAAAAAGAACACCTTTCAATAAAATTTTAACAATAAAAGTACTTTTTTACTGTCGATTTTATTTTAGATGTTCAAATAAATAGGTTTTTTTTAGTCGTCCTTATCATCTTCTGTTTTAATATATTTACCAATTTCATTATATAGACCTGCATAATAAACTAAATCTTTATCAAGATATAATGAATAAAGTGAAGTTTTAGCTAATTCAGTTGAGACTGAATCTTTAGATACTAAATATTTTAATTGATTTAATATTGAATTTCTTTTAACACCTGATTTATCATTTTCAGAATTAATTAGTTCCTGGATATCTTTTGAGTGCAATGATTTATTAATATCTCTATTTCATATTTCTTTAAACTCATCATTATTACTTGATGATTTACCAAGACTAATTGTTTTTTCGTCTTCTGAACCTTTACCTTTATATTTATAAATGTCCTTAGTGTCATTACTTGAACCACCTAGTAACTCTACCATATAAACTGGTAAAACAATTACTATTTCTTCTAAGTTACCATTATCTTTATCAGTAAATGAATATTTTTCCGGACTTTTAAATACTACACCAGGTCCATGATTTCAATCTTTAATTGCAGTTTCAAAATTTGCCCCAGAAATTGGTGAATCACCAATTGAAGTACCATTGTTATATATTGTAAACCCTTTAAATCCACCTTGACCGAAATATGGATCATATGAAGTCTTATCGTCTTTATATGGAGTGTAATCTGCTTTTGAAGATGGACCTGCATTAAGATTGTTAAGTTCTTTTATAATATCTTTAATACTTTTATCAGACTTTAATTCACCTGTTGCTAAATCAATTAAATCTTTTAACTTACTTTTTAATTCAGTTTCCAAGTTTAGATCTTTTTTTGTATTATCATACTTAACAGATCAAACCATTTTAACATTTGTTTTCAACTTTTCATTAGTATTATTACTTCAAGATTGAGTTTTTGAAAAAATAGGTGATGCAGTATTTAAATAAATTCCTTTTTCACTATCGTTTTGCTTAACTTTAAACATATTTGCATCTAAAAATGATTTTGTTAAAAGATTTTCATTAATATCTTCAAGTAATTTTGATTCAAAGTATTGTTGGAATCTTAAATATAATGCAGTTTTTGCACTAATTTTTTCCTTACCATCTTTATCTAAAGCAAATTCAGTTTTTGTACCTGAACTTTCTGCTGAATACTCGTCAGTTAAGTCAATAATATTTGGCATATGTGATACTTGATCTTGATCATCATAATTTTTTATTTTTTCACCTGAATATTTTCAAACTTTAAATTTTTCGTCTTTATTTTCACGATTTTGACTTTTAAAGAAAACTACATTTTCGTATTTATTTTCCTTATCGATTGGATTAATTTTTACAGTTGAACCATCTATTAACTCAACAGTTGTTTCATTTACAATGTTTAAATCATATAAATATTTTGCTTGAGTATTAAAATCAAAATTTTCATTATTACTTAAAGCTTTTGTATATTCTAAGAATAAATTATCTTGAGCAATAGAACGAGTGTTAGATTCGTAAGAATTTTTAAAACTTTCTTCTAAACCGCCTTTATCATCTTTTTCTCATTTTTGTTGTCAACCAAGATCACTAATCATTTTATTTGATGAATCAAATGAATATTGAACTGATATTAATTCATTTATCATATTTACAACAATTTTTGTAACTTGATCTGAGCTAAAGAATGCCCCAAAATCCATATTCGCAATAGCAGCATCGCCTGAGATACTTGCAAGAAGTTTTTTAGCAAGGTCAGGATTTAATCTAGCTTTATCTGGTCTAACATCCCAAGAATTATCTTTATCACAAGAAACAACTATAGATGATGAAGAAGCGATAATACTAAAAGTTGCTAATAAACCTATTAATTTTTTCATTATTCATCACCTCTAATCACTTTACCCATGTTATTAAAATAATTATTCACAAAATCATTTTTTAGTGAAAAACTAACCATTTTGACCTTTTCTGCTTTTTTATCACCAGGTTTTCAAAATACTTTATTAGCAATTGATTTCAAATTATCATTAAAAACTTGATCGTTTTTTATTGTTTTTTTTGGGTAATCTGATTTATCTGATTGCTTCAAGATTTCTTCATTTCTTTTATTGAATTCATTAATAAAAGCGTTTGGTGGAGCTGAATCGATTATAGATTGTAAAGTATTTAACATAGTATTAAATCTATTCTCTAATGATTTTCCAACTTCATCTTCTGAGTTAAATACAACAAATTGTTTAACGAAATCTTCTTGTTTTGGATTATTAGTGCTGATAATTTTGAAATAATCAAAGATAGAAGATGATCAACTATATTTTGAAATATCAGTTGAAGATTCTACTTTAACTCATTCTTTTACTTCTTCCATTAAATCAAATGAAGTAGCGGCTCCATCAATACCTTTTATTAAAGAAGTATTTGCAAGATATTTTAAATAATTGTTATTAATATGTGTATTTAATTTATCATAGTATTTTGTATCATCAATTCCAGATTGGATATATGCAATTTTTTCATTATTTGTTAGTTTATGAAAATCTTTAAATGCTTCCAACTCTTTACGAGTATTGTTATTTATTGTTCCGCTTTCGATTCCTTTATTTGTTTCTAAATCTTTTGGTTCTGTATCATTTGATAAATAGTTATACCCGTCAATATTTATAATATGTAATCCTGATGTGTCAATTAATAATAGACGTCCATCATTTAATTCACCATAAAATTTGCTAGAGTCTGAACCACTTTTTCTTGATATATTCTCAATTGCAGTACCTAAAGTTTTTACGTCATTTTCGTCAAGTTTCAATGCTTTTAACTCTGCAAAGTTTTTCTCTTTTGCATTTTTGTTAAGAACATAATCGTAAACAGCTGTTCTAATATCTTGTGTAAAATCAGAACTATTTGAAAGTGTTAATAATTTATCATATTTTTTAACAGTAGCTTTCCCATTAATTGTATTTGAAAGAGAACCTTCAGACATTATTTTTCTTCAAGTTGAATTAGAAGTATCGTTATCAGCCTTTAATTCAATAGTTTCTTGATTACTATTTTGTAAAGATTTTAATAACTTTATAATATCTTTTTGATATTTATCATATGTTGTACTTTCAAAACTTTTTAATGAAATTCCGTCTTCAAATTTATGTTCATCTGCAAAAGGGATAGTTATCTCGCTTAAAGCAAGGGGAGCTTGATTTGTGTATCATTTATCCATGAAAAATCTTTGTGAATTACTTATAAAGCCTTTTCTTGAAGCAGCATCGGTAACTGTGAAGTTAGTTAAATCTAAAGGCACATCTGTTTTAATGTCTTCAACTTTTTTAACTTCATTTTGAACTTCTTTTCAATCTTTAAATTCAAATCCATATTTTGAAGCAGTTCATTCATCGCTTGATTTTCTACTTGAGTTGTATATTTGATTCAACATTTTTTGATCAGAAGCCAATATTGAGTTAACTTTATTTTCATCATCCCCAGCAGCTTTTAAGTTACGATATTTTTCTTGAACTGTTGTTCTAGAAACTCAAGTAACACCTTGTTGATCTGTGTTTAATAAAATATCTATTAATATTTTTGAAACATTGTTACTTGAATCATTCATTAATATGTCTGCTTTGTATTTTTTTTCTAAAAAGTCTCTATCCATATCTTTAGTGTCTTTTTGATAAACACTAAATTTATTTACAAGCATACTATTTCATTCGTTTTCTCATTTTCCAGCATAATCATTTTTATATTTGTCTTTTTCATTTTGAATTTGTCTGTCAACATCAGCTGATAAAGTTTTTCATCTATCTACTAATATTTTTTCTAAACCATTTATATAGTAAGGGTGTTCTTTGTTTAAGTTATACTCAGCTTTTTTATCTGAACCTTCACTATAATTTGATTCTGCATTTGCTAATAAAGACAAATTAATCATTTTAAGTAAATCTATAGAGAATTTTTCTCTATTTTTTACTCCTGATGAAACATTAATTAGTTTATCTAAAATATCATTAGCACCAATTTCTGCTTTACCATCTAATTTTTCTAAAAAATGGACCAAAATTGAATTACCATCGGCATCACTTTGGTCATATTTAGAAGTACATGCAACTACTATTTGTGAAGTAGTTGCTACTAACGAAACACTTGTTAACAGTGTCAGTAATTTTTTCAAATTATTCACTCCTTGAATTTTTTATCAAGATTATTATAATAAAAAAAATGACTAAATATTATATTATTTAAATTTAATTATTTAAATATAATTGTTTATTTTTTTTACTATTTAAATATAATTAATAATACAAAGGAAGTAAATATGCATAAATTAGAAGTAAAAAATTTATTTGTAAAAATAGAAGATAAAGAAATTCTTAAAGGAATAAATTTA carries:
- a CDS encoding lipoprotein — its product is MKKLLTLLTSVSLVATTSQIVVACTSKYDQSDADGNSILVHFLEKLDGKAEIGANDILDKLINVSSGVKNREKFSIDLLKMINLSLLANAESNYSEGSDKKAEYNLNKEHPYYINGLEKILVDRWKTLSADVDRQIQNEKDKYKNDYAGKWENEWNSMLVNKFSVYQKDTKDMDRDFLEKKYKADILMNDSSNNVSKILIDILLNTDQQGVTWVSRTTVQEKYRNLKAAGDDENKVNSILASDQKMLNQIYNSSRKSSDEWTASKYGFEFKDWKEVQNEVKKVEDIKTDVPLDLTNFTVTDAASRKGFISNSQRFFMDKWYTNQAPLALSEITIPFADEHKFEDGISLKSFESTTYDKYQKDIIKLLKSLQNSNQETIELKADNDTSNSTWRKIMSEGSLSNTINGKATVKKYDKLLTLSNSSDFTQDIRTAVYDYVLNKNAKEKNFAELKALKLDENDVKTLGTAIENISRKSGSDSSKFYGELNDGRLLLIDTSGLHIINIDGYNYLSNDTEPKDLETNKGIESGTINNNTRKELEAFKDFHKLTNNEKIAYIQSGIDDTKYYDKLNTHINNNYLKYLANTSLIKGIDGAATSFDLMEEVKEWVKVESSTDISKYSWSSSIFDYFKIISTNNPKQEDFVKQFVVFNSEDEVGKSLENRFNTMLNTLQSIIDSAPPNAFINEFNKRNEEILKQSDKSDYPKKTIKNDQVFNDNLKSIANKVFWKPGDKKAEKVKMVSFSLKNDFVNNYFNNMGKVIRGDE
- a CDS encoding lipoprotein; amino-acid sequence: MKKLIGLLATFSIIASSSSIVVSCDKDNSWDVRPDKARLNPDLAKKLLASISGDAAIANMDFGAFFSSDQVTKIVVNMINELISVQYSFDSSNKMISDLGWQQKWEKDDKGGLEESFKNSYESNTRSIAQDNLFLEYTKALSNNENFDFNTQAKYLYDLNIVNETTVELIDGSTVKINPIDKENKYENVVFFKSQNRENKDEKFKVWKYSGEKIKNYDDQDQVSHMPNIIDLTDEYSAESSGTKTEFALDKDGKEKISAKTALYLRFQQYFESKLLEDINENLLTKSFLDANMFKVKQNDSEKGIYLNTASPIFSKTQSWSNNTNEKLKTNVKMVWSVKYDNTKKDLNLETELKSKLKDLIDLATGELKSDKSIKDIIKELNNLNAGPSSKADYTPYKDDKTSYDPYFGQGGFKGFTIYNNGTSIGDSPISGANFETAIKDWNHGPGVVFKSPEKYSFTDKDNGNLEEIVIVLPVYMVELLGGSSNDTKDIYKYKGKGSEDEKTISLGKSSSNNDEFKEIWNRDINKSLHSKDIQELINSENDKSGVKRNSILNQLKYLVSKDSVSTELAKTSLYSLYLDKDLVYYAGLYNEIGKYIKTEDDKDD